In Phormidium yuhuli AB48, one genomic interval encodes:
- a CDS encoding glycosyltransferase 61 family protein, with the protein MTSSYCNPSPSQPLSDSEFAEAKRAYQRAIDANRQQPEPYAYLGQLYDQHQDYGQAVRYYEAALQLRPQWQAVRYNLARAYLHQGADANAYHHYRLALEQNPQDVKAYNDLGTLYERWGQLQTAASYYREAIARQPHRPQAKRNLATVLLKQNRPQEARVLLQELLTNHPDRADLYHLLGGCDRLSGHLEAALAHYLQSLNLNPHQAQVHEDLGKLFDRLKQPAAALICFKQAQTLNPQQLDLYGSCANMALQLQRPAEAIGYWLEFIPQLPEDAQTWLDYLSQGWMAHPHKKPPSDLYAQAVQARQGFIKQLLMGADVPSCQQALANLYRSWGAVRLEYGAVLEAQTYYELCLQLRPEDSQAKQGLGASLVAEQEQATRRESRQKGGPSGYPQGWFPQTRSALARGVRCYEVVQFKDGNGPQGDVLRDRPQPPGQQLKPCQGVNCQTCLSRLHEQFAPVALGENQYHCPPGTKPLSLPRDDFTAEIAQGRTWTMPQTHWWQVCEAIAVMTEDQQLLGDLSREYPGELPGCHNAALNPGQHRIFNRVQLPPVETIEGTVAVLTGLSANVYFHWMLDVLPRLEILRRSGFPEGEIDWFYVNSVAKPFQRQTLERLGIPGDRILESDRHPYLHATRLVVPSFPGPIGWPTSESIEFLRSHFLPSQSSSSPTSPKRLYISRQTAQYRRVVNEPQLIQRLQQQGFQVIALENYSVTEQAQLFANAEVILAPHGAGLTNLVFCQRNTRVIELFSPNYIRYYYWSICQHLHLNHYYLVGSALPGSVFRHLLYPDVLTEDVWVDVDAVEALIRQ; encoded by the coding sequence ATGACTTCGAGTTATTGTAACCCCTCCCCCTCGCAACCGTTGTCAGACTCGGAGTTTGCAGAGGCGAAGCGGGCCTACCAGCGGGCCATTGATGCTAATCGCCAGCAGCCAGAACCCTATGCCTATCTGGGGCAACTCTACGACCAACACCAAGACTATGGCCAGGCGGTTCGCTATTATGAAGCGGCTCTCCAGCTACGTCCCCAATGGCAAGCGGTTCGCTATAACCTTGCCCGGGCCTATCTGCATCAGGGAGCAGATGCCAACGCCTATCATCACTATCGTCTGGCCCTGGAGCAAAATCCCCAGGATGTTAAGGCCTACAATGACCTGGGAACCCTCTATGAACGGTGGGGACAACTCCAGACGGCTGCGTCTTATTATCGAGAGGCGATCGCCCGACAACCCCATCGCCCCCAAGCCAAACGCAATTTGGCTACGGTACTCCTGAAACAGAATCGTCCGCAAGAGGCCCGAGTTCTGCTTCAGGAACTTCTGACGAACCACCCCGACAGGGCTGATCTCTATCATCTTCTCGGCGGCTGCGATCGCCTCAGCGGTCATCTAGAAGCGGCTCTAGCTCACTATTTACAAAGCCTTAACCTCAATCCCCATCAGGCCCAAGTCCATGAAGACTTGGGTAAACTCTTCGATCGCCTCAAACAACCCGCCGCCGCTCTCATCTGCTTTAAACAGGCCCAGACTCTCAATCCCCAGCAGTTAGATCTTTATGGCTCTTGTGCCAATATGGCTCTACAACTGCAACGGCCCGCTGAGGCGATTGGGTACTGGCTAGAGTTCATCCCACAACTCCCTGAGGATGCTCAAACCTGGCTAGACTACCTGAGTCAAGGCTGGATGGCCCATCCGCATAAGAAACCCCCCTCTGATTTATACGCTCAAGCTGTCCAGGCCCGGCAAGGATTTATCAAACAGCTCCTGATGGGGGCCGATGTGCCATCCTGTCAGCAGGCCCTGGCCAATCTCTACCGAAGTTGGGGGGCTGTCCGTTTAGAGTATGGGGCCGTTTTGGAAGCCCAAACCTACTATGAACTGTGTCTACAACTGCGGCCCGAGGATTCCCAGGCCAAACAGGGGTTAGGGGCCAGTCTTGTGGCTGAGCAAGAACAGGCGACACGACGAGAGAGCCGCCAGAAAGGGGGGCCGTCAGGGTATCCTCAGGGCTGGTTCCCTCAAACTCGCTCAGCATTAGCTCGGGGAGTTCGCTGTTATGAGGTGGTTCAATTCAAAGATGGGAATGGCCCTCAAGGGGATGTTCTAAGGGACCGTCCCCAACCCCCAGGCCAACAGCTTAAACCCTGTCAAGGAGTCAACTGCCAAACCTGTCTTAGCCGCCTACACGAACAATTTGCCCCGGTGGCCCTGGGAGAGAATCAGTATCACTGTCCGCCGGGGACGAAGCCTCTCTCCTTGCCGAGGGATGACTTCACCGCTGAGATTGCTCAGGGACGGACTTGGACGATGCCTCAAACCCATTGGTGGCAAGTCTGTGAGGCGATCGCCGTCATGACGGAGGATCAGCAGCTCTTGGGGGATCTCTCCCGAGAGTATCCTGGCGAACTCCCCGGATGTCACAATGCTGCCCTTAATCCGGGCCAACATCGGATTTTTAACCGAGTTCAACTTCCCCCAGTGGAAACCATTGAGGGAACTGTGGCGGTTCTGACAGGGTTGTCAGCCAATGTCTATTTTCACTGGATGCTGGATGTATTGCCCCGTCTGGAGATCTTGCGTCGCAGCGGTTTCCCCGAGGGCGAGATTGACTGGTTTTATGTCAACAGCGTCGCCAAACCCTTTCAGCGGCAAACCTTGGAACGGCTGGGGATTCCTGGCGATCGCATCCTGGAGAGCGATCGTCATCCCTATCTACACGCGACTCGCCTCGTGGTTCCCAGTTTCCCTGGCCCCATCGGTTGGCCCACGAGCGAGTCTATCGAATTTCTGCGATCGCACTTTCTCCCCAGTCAGTCCTCATCCTCCCCCACCTCGCCCAAACGACTCTATATTAGTCGCCAAACGGCTCAGTATCGTCGAGTCGTCAATGAACCCCAGCTCATACAACGGCTGCAACAACAGGGTTTTCAGGTCATTGCCTTAGAGAATTACAGTGTTACTGAACAAGCTCAATTATTTGCCAATGCTGAGGTGATTCTTGCTCCTCATGGTGCCGGATTGACCAACTTAGTCTTTTGTCAACGCAACACCCGGGTTATTGAGTTGTTTTCTCCGAATTATATTCGTTACTACTATTGGTCAATTTGTCAACATCTCCATCTGAATCATTATTATCTGGTTGGCTCTGCTCTTCCCGGTTCTGTTTTTCGCCATCTTCTGTATCCTGATGTGCTGACGGAAGATGTTTGGGTGGATGTTGATGCGGTGGAAGCGTTAATTCGGCAATAG
- a CDS encoding calcium-binding protein, whose product MSLVENPTIPSSSEPNENGGLNIIGQSDESNRLNGSDGDDLLLGSDPALGADAGMADTLYGGEGNDTIAGFGGDDSLVGGAGNNLIFGGQGNDTVVGGSGDDTLYGGQGNDYIIGGNGNNVLSGDSGDDTIIGGEGDDLIFGGQGNDYLIGGGGNNTLYGGQGNDTVIGGEGNDLLFGNMGDDYLFAGGGDNTLVGGEGNNTVIGGEGDDLMFGNQGNDYLMAGGGSNSLYGGRGDDTLIGGDGDDILSGDMGDDYLFAGGGNNTLLGGEGNNTLIGGDGNDILAGHSGNDYLMAGGGSNSLYGGQGDDTLIGGDGDDMLSGDRGNNLLTGGIGNDTFLFSSHGNLSITPDQIGNDTITDFMSGRDKIALDRNVYTALGDSLGATDFLVTDFVDGSSDARLIYEQSTGQLFYNPTNAVGDEVTIARLENLPDLTINDFELL is encoded by the coding sequence ATGTCTCTAGTCGAAAATCCTACAATTCCAAGTAGCTCTGAACCCAACGAAAACGGAGGATTGAATATTATCGGTCAATCCGATGAAAGTAATCGCCTCAATGGAAGTGATGGCGATGATCTTCTCTTAGGCTCCGACCCTGCTCTTGGTGCTGATGCGGGTATGGCTGATACCCTCTATGGCGGTGAAGGGAATGATACCATTGCTGGTTTTGGAGGTGATGATAGCCTGGTGGGGGGGGCGGGAAATAACCTAATCTTTGGTGGACAAGGGAATGATACTGTTGTCGGCGGATCAGGAGATGATACCCTCTATGGCGGTCAAGGGAACGACTATATCATCGGTGGAAATGGGAATAATGTTCTCTCGGGTGACAGTGGTGATGATACGATTATTGGCGGAGAGGGGGATGACTTAATCTTCGGGGGACAGGGAAATGATTATCTCATCGGAGGTGGCGGCAACAATACCCTGTATGGTGGGCAAGGGAATGATACGGTTATTGGCGGTGAAGGGAATGATTTGTTATTCGGAAATATGGGGGATGATTACCTCTTTGCCGGGGGCGGGGATAATACTTTAGTGGGGGGTGAGGGTAATAATACTGTCATTGGCGGAGAGGGCGATGACTTAATGTTTGGTAATCAGGGGAATGACTATCTCATGGCAGGTGGAGGCAGTAATAGCCTCTATGGCGGACGGGGTGATGATACCCTCATCGGTGGCGATGGTGATGATATTCTCTCTGGGGATATGGGTGATGACTATCTCTTTGCCGGTGGAGGGAATAATACCCTCCTCGGTGGAGAGGGCAACAATACCCTTATTGGTGGCGATGGTAATGATATCCTTGCCGGCCATTCCGGGAATGACTATCTCATGGCGGGTGGGGGCAGTAATAGCCTCTATGGCGGTCAAGGGGATGATACCCTCATCGGCGGTGATGGGGATGATATGCTCTCGGGCGATCGCGGGAACAACCTCCTCACCGGGGGAATTGGCAATGACACCTTCCTCTTCAGTAGTCATGGCAATCTATCTATTACCCCAGATCAGATTGGCAATGACACCATTACTGACTTTATGTCTGGCCGCGACAAAATTGCCCTCGATCGCAATGTTTACACCGCCTTGGGTGACAGTTTAGGGGCCACAGACTTCCTCGTGACTGATTTCGTGGATGGCTCTAGTGATGCCCGACTCATTTATGAACAGTCAACGGGGCAATTGTTCTACAACCCCACGAATGCGGTTGGGGATGAGGTGACTATTGCTCGCCTGGAAAACTTACCTGATTTGACCATCAATGACTTCGAGTTATTGTAA